Proteins encoded by one window of Chrysemys picta bellii isolate R12L10 chromosome 10, ASM1138683v2, whole genome shotgun sequence:
- the LOC101948754 gene encoding protein PML isoform X7 codes for MITRGQGRRRLHRERDSLQARNRKRGYFPFSEIETYQPEPAEAITQQRSAQIPQVMEEEFQFLLCQGCRKEPRNPKLLSCLHTLCANCLEENKPVGQCPICRAPIPQASGIPDQDNLLFANLQAKLSTYQKIVKGNDLVCDNCGQEGEFWCSDCEEFLCVKCFETHQSIYCRECQKPICCICALLDSRHTGKHCDIKVEIQQRQQELGSMREELKKKEELFQDAYCNLKSKADHLDQVRNETQELIRKRVEQMVQLIREKEQELLEMVERQHHLGNEELEGKLQQTEAVLKRMGASKQLVEKMHLYALDQEVMDLHSFIMGSLEELRKLQPLAVGASVQAGGFAKCKARLQALFERVTGEREAAPDNSSKVRQFCACSDRGGDQPMQHSLHLWQEFKLSSQDHWLEWRAPSLSLPAKRKGVQTEVPAKVIKTEADAGKWEQSARKHQQNLLEQPGTSSSTASSSSCVTDRFSAAKVADLLENNIYEPCEPDDPCLDSSEGDDSDEESTDSSRPDDINSVNCESSEGDLLAFPAGSPKELNTRQASLLFFDLKFLTANKVLQLAVVDGEKSFTTLIQPLKSLPGLISKGGVCEIGVKTLFRYLCSVHKPILAGYDLWSPALPVLFQSLDLLSKKEEFSAAVFGFLDILPLIKEKIPKAGSYKLKNLANTYIWRQLSDDSPLDNAKALRDLCTVLEVDPVEDPRPVLTCFNLECYASLQPLLNEKLLTKPSVQMLAMHNMSLSKLHTLYMSDPEKGLQKFCRFFNSRLQSSEKKIRKLSKIKAHFQSPQPSAGHQAAAANELPQAIKNEPDY; via the exons ATGATCaccagagggcagggcaggaggcgcCTGCACAGGGAAAGGGACTCACTACAGGCCAGAAACAGGAAGAGGGGTTATTTTCCCTTCTCAGAAATCGAAACTTACCAGCCGGAACCTGCTGAAGCAATTACTCAGCAAAGGAGTGCTCAGATCCCGCAG GTGATGGAGGAAGAATTCCAGTTCCTGCTCTGCCAGGGATGCCGGAAAGAACCCAGAAATCCTAAGCTCCTGTCATGCCTTCACACCTTGTGCGCCAACTGCCTGGAAGAGAACAAGCCTGTTGGCCAGTGCCCCATCTGCCGCGCTCCCATCCCACAAGCCAGTGGGATCCCAGACCAGGACAACCTGCTCTTTGCCAATCTGCAGGCCAAGCTGAGCACCTACCAGAAGATCGTCAAAGGCAATGACCTGGTCTGTGACAACTGTGGGCAAGAGGGAGAGTTCTGGTGCTCTGACTGCGAGGAGTTCCTTtgtgtcaagtgctttgagacccaCCAGAG CATCTATTGCAGAGAGTGCCAAAAACCGATATGCTGCATCTGTGCCCTGCTGGACAGTCGGCACACAGGCAAGCACTGTGATATCAAGGTGGAAAtccagcagaggcagcaggagctgggaagCATGAGGGAAGAGCTGAAGAAGAAGGAGGAACTCTTCCAAGATGCCTATTGTAATCTGAAGAGCAAAGCTGACCACCTGGACCAGGTGAGGAATGAAACCCAGGAGCTGATCCGAAAGAGAGTTGAGCAGATGGTGCAGCTGATCCGagagaaggagcaggagctgctggagatggTGGAGAGGCAGCACCACCTGGGGAAcgaggagctggaggggaagcTGCAGCAGACAGAAGCCGTGCTCAAGAGGATGGGGGCCAGcaagcagctggtggagaagaTGCATCTCTATGCGTTGGACCAGGAGGTGATGGACCTGCACTCCTTCATCATGGGGTCACTGGAGGAGCTCAGGAAGCTGCAGCCCTTGGCCGTGGGAGCTAGTGTCCAGGCTGGAGGCTTCGCCAAGTGTAAAGCCAGACTCCAGGCTCTGTTTGAAAGAGTGACTGGGGAGAGAG AAGCTGCCCCAGATAATTCCAGCAAGGTAAGACAGTTTTGTGCTTGTTCTGACAGAGGTGGGGATCAGCCCATGCAGCATTCCCTGCACCTGTGGCAGGAATTCAAGCTCAGTTCCCAGGATCATTGGCTGGAATGGAGG GCCCCATCGTTGTCTTTACCAGCGAAGAGGAAAGGAGTCCAAACTGAGGTCCCTGCGAAGGTGATCAAGACTGAAGCTGATGCAGGCAAATGGGAGCAATCAGCAAGGAAGCACCAGCAGAATTTGCTGGAACAACCGGGGACCAGCTCCTCAACAGCAAGCAGCTCTTCATGTGTGACTGATAGGTTCAGTGCAGCCAAAGTAGCTGACTTGCTGGAAAATAACATCTACGAACCATGTGAGCCAG ATGATCCCTGTTTGGACAGCTCTGAAGGGGATGACAGTGATGAAGAGTCAACA GACTCTAGTCGGCCAGACGACATCAACAGCGTCAATTGTGAGAGCAGCGAGGGAGATCTcctggcctttcctgccggcAGCCCGAAGGAACTCAACACGAGACAAGCATCACTGCTCTTCTTTGACCTCAAGTTCTTGA CAGCAAATAAGGTCCTTCAGCTGGCTGTGGTGGATGGAGAAAAGAGCTTTACCACCTTGATTCAGCCACTGAAATCTTTGCCTGGCTTGATCTCAAAAGGTGGCGTCTGTGAGATTGGTGTGAAGACCTTATTCCGCTACCTCTGCTCTGTCCACAAACCCATCTTAGCAGGGTATGACCTCTGGTCACCAGCCCTTCCTGTCCTGTTTCAATCCCTGGATCTCCTTAGCAAGAAAGAGGAGTTTAGTGCAGCTGTCTTTGGTTTCCTGGACATCTTGCCCCTGATTAAAGAGAAGATCCCCAAGGCTGGGAGTTACAAACTGAAGAACCTGGCCAACACTTACATTTGGAGGCAGCTCAGTGATGATAGCCCCCTGGATAATGCAAAGGCCCTAAGGGATCTGTGCACAGTTCTGGAGGTTGATCCAGTGGAGGACCCAAGGCCTGTGCTCACCTGCTTTAATCTGGAATGTTATGCGTCCCTTCAGCCATTGCTGAATGAGAAACTTCTCACTAAGCCTTCGGTGCAGATGCTGGCCATGCACAACATGAGCCTTTCCAAGCTCCATACCTTATACATGAGCGACCCTGAGAAAGGGCTGCAGAAGTTCTGCAGATTCTTCAATTCTCGGCTGCAGAGCTCTGAGAAGAAAATCCGAAAGCTAAGTAAGATCAAAGCCCATTTCCAAAGCCCACAGCCATCAGCTGGgcaccaagcagcagcagcaaatgaaCTGCCACAAGCAATAAAGAATGAGCCAGACTACTGA
- the LOC101948754 gene encoding protein PML isoform X3 produces the protein MITRGQGRRRLHRERDSLQARNRKRGYFPFSEIETYQPEPAEAITQQRSAQIPQVMEEEFQFLLCQGCRKEPRNPKLLSCLHTLCANCLEENKPVGQCPICRAPIPQASGIPDQDNLLFANLQAKLSTYQKIVKGNDLVCDNCGQEGEFWCSDCEEFLCVKCFETHQRYLKRESHEAKAVRDLKVGSAREFLVGSRKLSNLSCPNPTHANQMLSIYCRECQKPICCICALLDSRHTGKHCDIKVEIQQRQQELGSMREELKKKEELFQDAYCNLKSKADHLDQVRNETQELIRKRVEQMVQLIREKEQELLEMVERQHHLGNEELEGKLQQTEAVLKRMGASKQLVEKMHLYALDQEVMDLHSFIMGSLEELRKLQPLAVGASVQAGGFAKCKARLQALFERVTGEREAAPDNSSKAPSLSLPAKRKGVQTEVPAKVIKTEADAGKWEQSARKHQQNLLEQPGTSSSTASSSSCVTDRFSAAKVADLLENNIYEPCEPDDPCLDSSEGDDSDEESTDSSRPDDINSVNCESSEGDLLAFPAGSPKELNTRQASLLFFDLKFLTANKVLQLAVVDGEKSFTTLIQPLKSLPGLISKGGVCEIGVKTLFRYLCSVHKPILAGYDLWSPALPVLFQSLDLLSKKEEFSAAVFGFLDILPLIKEKIPKAGSYKLKNLANTYIWRQLSDDSPLDNAKALRDLCTVLEVDPVEDPRPVLTCFNLECYASLQPLLNEKLLTKPSVQMLAMHNMSLSKLHTLYMSDPEKGLQKFCRFFNSRLQSSEKKIRKLSKIKAHFQSPQPSAGHQAAAANELPQAIKNEPDY, from the exons ATGATCaccagagggcagggcaggaggcgcCTGCACAGGGAAAGGGACTCACTACAGGCCAGAAACAGGAAGAGGGGTTATTTTCCCTTCTCAGAAATCGAAACTTACCAGCCGGAACCTGCTGAAGCAATTACTCAGCAAAGGAGTGCTCAGATCCCGCAG GTGATGGAGGAAGAATTCCAGTTCCTGCTCTGCCAGGGATGCCGGAAAGAACCCAGAAATCCTAAGCTCCTGTCATGCCTTCACACCTTGTGCGCCAACTGCCTGGAAGAGAACAAGCCTGTTGGCCAGTGCCCCATCTGCCGCGCTCCCATCCCACAAGCCAGTGGGATCCCAGACCAGGACAACCTGCTCTTTGCCAATCTGCAGGCCAAGCTGAGCACCTACCAGAAGATCGTCAAAGGCAATGACCTGGTCTGTGACAACTGTGGGCAAGAGGGAGAGTTCTGGTGCTCTGACTGCGAGGAGTTCCTTtgtgtcaagtgctttgagacccaCCAGAGGTATCTAAAGCGAGAGAGCCATGAGGCCAAGGCGGTGAGGGATCTCAAGGTGGGATCTGCCAGGGAGTTTCTTGTTGGTTCCAGGAAGCTCAGTAACTTGTCCTGTCCCAATCCAACCCATGCAAACCAGATGCTGAG CATCTATTGCAGAGAGTGCCAAAAACCGATATGCTGCATCTGTGCCCTGCTGGACAGTCGGCACACAGGCAAGCACTGTGATATCAAGGTGGAAAtccagcagaggcagcaggagctgggaagCATGAGGGAAGAGCTGAAGAAGAAGGAGGAACTCTTCCAAGATGCCTATTGTAATCTGAAGAGCAAAGCTGACCACCTGGACCAGGTGAGGAATGAAACCCAGGAGCTGATCCGAAAGAGAGTTGAGCAGATGGTGCAGCTGATCCGagagaaggagcaggagctgctggagatggTGGAGAGGCAGCACCACCTGGGGAAcgaggagctggaggggaagcTGCAGCAGACAGAAGCCGTGCTCAAGAGGATGGGGGCCAGcaagcagctggtggagaagaTGCATCTCTATGCGTTGGACCAGGAGGTGATGGACCTGCACTCCTTCATCATGGGGTCACTGGAGGAGCTCAGGAAGCTGCAGCCCTTGGCCGTGGGAGCTAGTGTCCAGGCTGGAGGCTTCGCCAAGTGTAAAGCCAGACTCCAGGCTCTGTTTGAAAGAGTGACTGGGGAGAGAG AAGCTGCCCCAGATAATTCCAGCAAG GCCCCATCGTTGTCTTTACCAGCGAAGAGGAAAGGAGTCCAAACTGAGGTCCCTGCGAAGGTGATCAAGACTGAAGCTGATGCAGGCAAATGGGAGCAATCAGCAAGGAAGCACCAGCAGAATTTGCTGGAACAACCGGGGACCAGCTCCTCAACAGCAAGCAGCTCTTCATGTGTGACTGATAGGTTCAGTGCAGCCAAAGTAGCTGACTTGCTGGAAAATAACATCTACGAACCATGTGAGCCAG ATGATCCCTGTTTGGACAGCTCTGAAGGGGATGACAGTGATGAAGAGTCAACA GACTCTAGTCGGCCAGACGACATCAACAGCGTCAATTGTGAGAGCAGCGAGGGAGATCTcctggcctttcctgccggcAGCCCGAAGGAACTCAACACGAGACAAGCATCACTGCTCTTCTTTGACCTCAAGTTCTTGA CAGCAAATAAGGTCCTTCAGCTGGCTGTGGTGGATGGAGAAAAGAGCTTTACCACCTTGATTCAGCCACTGAAATCTTTGCCTGGCTTGATCTCAAAAGGTGGCGTCTGTGAGATTGGTGTGAAGACCTTATTCCGCTACCTCTGCTCTGTCCACAAACCCATCTTAGCAGGGTATGACCTCTGGTCACCAGCCCTTCCTGTCCTGTTTCAATCCCTGGATCTCCTTAGCAAGAAAGAGGAGTTTAGTGCAGCTGTCTTTGGTTTCCTGGACATCTTGCCCCTGATTAAAGAGAAGATCCCCAAGGCTGGGAGTTACAAACTGAAGAACCTGGCCAACACTTACATTTGGAGGCAGCTCAGTGATGATAGCCCCCTGGATAATGCAAAGGCCCTAAGGGATCTGTGCACAGTTCTGGAGGTTGATCCAGTGGAGGACCCAAGGCCTGTGCTCACCTGCTTTAATCTGGAATGTTATGCGTCCCTTCAGCCATTGCTGAATGAGAAACTTCTCACTAAGCCTTCGGTGCAGATGCTGGCCATGCACAACATGAGCCTTTCCAAGCTCCATACCTTATACATGAGCGACCCTGAGAAAGGGCTGCAGAAGTTCTGCAGATTCTTCAATTCTCGGCTGCAGAGCTCTGAGAAGAAAATCCGAAAGCTAAGTAAGATCAAAGCCCATTTCCAAAGCCCACAGCCATCAGCTGGgcaccaagcagcagcagcaaatgaaCTGCCACAAGCAATAAAGAATGAGCCAGACTACTGA
- the LOC101948754 gene encoding protein PML isoform X5, producing the protein MALLSQGSPGSLQTQVMEEEFQFLLCQGCRKEPRNPKLLSCLHTLCANCLEENKPVGQCPICRAPIPQASGIPDQDNLLFANLQAKLSTYQKIVKGNDLVCDNCGQEGEFWCSDCEEFLCVKCFETHQRYLKRESHEAKAVRDLKVGSAREFLVGSRKLSNLSCPNPTHANQMLSIYCRECQKPICCICALLDSRHTGKHCDIKVEIQQRQQELGSMREELKKKEELFQDAYCNLKSKADHLDQVRNETQELIRKRVEQMVQLIREKEQELLEMVERQHHLGNEELEGKLQQTEAVLKRMGASKQLVEKMHLYALDQEVMDLHSFIMGSLEELRKLQPLAVGASVQAGGFAKCKARLQALFERVTGEREAAPDNSSKVRQFCACSDRGGDQPMQHSLHLWQEFKLSSQDHWLEWRAPSLSLPAKRKGVQTEVPAKVIKTEADAGKWEQSARKHQQNLLEQPGTSSSTASSSSCVTDRFSAAKVADLLENNIYEPCEPDDPCLDSSEGDDSDEESTDSSRPDDINSVNCESSEGDLLAFPAGSPKELNTRQASLLFFDLKFLTNKVLQLAVVDGEKSFTTLIQPLKSLPGLISKGGVCEIGVKTLFRYLCSVHKPILAGYDLWSPALPVLFQSLDLLSKKEEFSAAVFGFLDILPLIKEKIPKAGSYKLKNLANTYIWRQLSDDSPLDNAKALRDLCTVLEVDPVEDPRPVLTCFNLECYASLQPLLNEKLLTKPSVQMLAMHNMSLSKLHTLYMSDPEKGLQKFCRFFNSRLQSSEKKIRKLSKIKAHFQSPQPSAGHQAAAANELPQAIKNEPDY; encoded by the exons ATGGCTCTCTTGTCCCAGGGCAGCCCAGGCAGCCTGCAGACCCAG GTGATGGAGGAAGAATTCCAGTTCCTGCTCTGCCAGGGATGCCGGAAAGAACCCAGAAATCCTAAGCTCCTGTCATGCCTTCACACCTTGTGCGCCAACTGCCTGGAAGAGAACAAGCCTGTTGGCCAGTGCCCCATCTGCCGCGCTCCCATCCCACAAGCCAGTGGGATCCCAGACCAGGACAACCTGCTCTTTGCCAATCTGCAGGCCAAGCTGAGCACCTACCAGAAGATCGTCAAAGGCAATGACCTGGTCTGTGACAACTGTGGGCAAGAGGGAGAGTTCTGGTGCTCTGACTGCGAGGAGTTCCTTtgtgtcaagtgctttgagacccaCCAGAGGTATCTAAAGCGAGAGAGCCATGAGGCCAAGGCGGTGAGGGATCTCAAGGTGGGATCTGCCAGGGAGTTTCTTGTTGGTTCCAGGAAGCTCAGTAACTTGTCCTGTCCCAATCCAACCCATGCAAACCAGATGCTGAG CATCTATTGCAGAGAGTGCCAAAAACCGATATGCTGCATCTGTGCCCTGCTGGACAGTCGGCACACAGGCAAGCACTGTGATATCAAGGTGGAAAtccagcagaggcagcaggagctgggaagCATGAGGGAAGAGCTGAAGAAGAAGGAGGAACTCTTCCAAGATGCCTATTGTAATCTGAAGAGCAAAGCTGACCACCTGGACCAGGTGAGGAATGAAACCCAGGAGCTGATCCGAAAGAGAGTTGAGCAGATGGTGCAGCTGATCCGagagaaggagcaggagctgctggagatggTGGAGAGGCAGCACCACCTGGGGAAcgaggagctggaggggaagcTGCAGCAGACAGAAGCCGTGCTCAAGAGGATGGGGGCCAGcaagcagctggtggagaagaTGCATCTCTATGCGTTGGACCAGGAGGTGATGGACCTGCACTCCTTCATCATGGGGTCACTGGAGGAGCTCAGGAAGCTGCAGCCCTTGGCCGTGGGAGCTAGTGTCCAGGCTGGAGGCTTCGCCAAGTGTAAAGCCAGACTCCAGGCTCTGTTTGAAAGAGTGACTGGGGAGAGAG AAGCTGCCCCAGATAATTCCAGCAAGGTAAGACAGTTTTGTGCTTGTTCTGACAGAGGTGGGGATCAGCCCATGCAGCATTCCCTGCACCTGTGGCAGGAATTCAAGCTCAGTTCCCAGGATCATTGGCTGGAATGGAGG GCCCCATCGTTGTCTTTACCAGCGAAGAGGAAAGGAGTCCAAACTGAGGTCCCTGCGAAGGTGATCAAGACTGAAGCTGATGCAGGCAAATGGGAGCAATCAGCAAGGAAGCACCAGCAGAATTTGCTGGAACAACCGGGGACCAGCTCCTCAACAGCAAGCAGCTCTTCATGTGTGACTGATAGGTTCAGTGCAGCCAAAGTAGCTGACTTGCTGGAAAATAACATCTACGAACCATGTGAGCCAG ATGATCCCTGTTTGGACAGCTCTGAAGGGGATGACAGTGATGAAGAGTCAACA GACTCTAGTCGGCCAGACGACATCAACAGCGTCAATTGTGAGAGCAGCGAGGGAGATCTcctggcctttcctgccggcAGCCCGAAGGAACTCAACACGAGACAAGCATCACTGCTCTTCTTTGACCTCAAGTTCTTGA CAAATAAGGTCCTTCAGCTGGCTGTGGTGGATGGAGAAAAGAGCTTTACCACCTTGATTCAGCCACTGAAATCTTTGCCTGGCTTGATCTCAAAAGGTGGCGTCTGTGAGATTGGTGTGAAGACCTTATTCCGCTACCTCTGCTCTGTCCACAAACCCATCTTAGCAGGGTATGACCTCTGGTCACCAGCCCTTCCTGTCCTGTTTCAATCCCTGGATCTCCTTAGCAAGAAAGAGGAGTTTAGTGCAGCTGTCTTTGGTTTCCTGGACATCTTGCCCCTGATTAAAGAGAAGATCCCCAAGGCTGGGAGTTACAAACTGAAGAACCTGGCCAACACTTACATTTGGAGGCAGCTCAGTGATGATAGCCCCCTGGATAATGCAAAGGCCCTAAGGGATCTGTGCACAGTTCTGGAGGTTGATCCAGTGGAGGACCCAAGGCCTGTGCTCACCTGCTTTAATCTGGAATGTTATGCGTCCCTTCAGCCATTGCTGAATGAGAAACTTCTCACTAAGCCTTCGGTGCAGATGCTGGCCATGCACAACATGAGCCTTTCCAAGCTCCATACCTTATACATGAGCGACCCTGAGAAAGGGCTGCAGAAGTTCTGCAGATTCTTCAATTCTCGGCTGCAGAGCTCTGAGAAGAAAATCCGAAAGCTAAGTAAGATCAAAGCCCATTTCCAAAGCCCACAGCCATCAGCTGGgcaccaagcagcagcagcaaatgaaCTGCCACAAGCAATAAAGAATGAGCCAGACTACTGA
- the LOC101948754 gene encoding protein PML isoform X2, with the protein MITRGQGRRRLHRERDSLQARNRKRGYFPFSEIETYQPEPAEAITQQRSAQIPQVMEEEFQFLLCQGCRKEPRNPKLLSCLHTLCANCLEENKPVGQCPICRAPIPQASGIPDQDNLLFANLQAKLSTYQKIVKGNDLVCDNCGQEGEFWCSDCEEFLCVKCFETHQRYLKRESHEAKAVRDLKVGSAREFLVGSRKLSNLSCPNPTHANQMLSIYCRECQKPICCICALLDSRHTGKHCDIKVEIQQRQQELGSMREELKKKEELFQDAYCNLKSKADHLDQVRNETQELIRKRVEQMVQLIREKEQELLEMVERQHHLGNEELEGKLQQTEAVLKRMGASKQLVEKMHLYALDQEVMDLHSFIMGSLEELRKLQPLAVGASVQAGGFAKCKARLQALFERVTGEREAAPDNSSKVRQFCACSDRGGDQPMQHSLHLWQEFKLSSQDHWLEWRAPSLSLPAKRKGVQTEVPAKVIKTEADAGKWEQSARKHQQNLLEQPGTSSSTASSSSCVTDRFSAAKVADLLENNIYEPCEPDDPCLDSSEGDDSDEESTDSSRPDDINSVNCESSEGDLLAFPAGSPKELNTRQASLLFFDLKFLTNKVLQLAVVDGEKSFTTLIQPLKSLPGLISKGGVCEIGVKTLFRYLCSVHKPILAGYDLWSPALPVLFQSLDLLSKKEEFSAAVFGFLDILPLIKEKIPKAGSYKLKNLANTYIWRQLSDDSPLDNAKALRDLCTVLEVDPVEDPRPVLTCFNLECYASLQPLLNEKLLTKPSVQMLAMHNMSLSKLHTLYMSDPEKGLQKFCRFFNSRLQSSEKKIRKLSKIKAHFQSPQPSAGHQAAAANELPQAIKNEPDY; encoded by the exons ATGATCaccagagggcagggcaggaggcgcCTGCACAGGGAAAGGGACTCACTACAGGCCAGAAACAGGAAGAGGGGTTATTTTCCCTTCTCAGAAATCGAAACTTACCAGCCGGAACCTGCTGAAGCAATTACTCAGCAAAGGAGTGCTCAGATCCCGCAG GTGATGGAGGAAGAATTCCAGTTCCTGCTCTGCCAGGGATGCCGGAAAGAACCCAGAAATCCTAAGCTCCTGTCATGCCTTCACACCTTGTGCGCCAACTGCCTGGAAGAGAACAAGCCTGTTGGCCAGTGCCCCATCTGCCGCGCTCCCATCCCACAAGCCAGTGGGATCCCAGACCAGGACAACCTGCTCTTTGCCAATCTGCAGGCCAAGCTGAGCACCTACCAGAAGATCGTCAAAGGCAATGACCTGGTCTGTGACAACTGTGGGCAAGAGGGAGAGTTCTGGTGCTCTGACTGCGAGGAGTTCCTTtgtgtcaagtgctttgagacccaCCAGAGGTATCTAAAGCGAGAGAGCCATGAGGCCAAGGCGGTGAGGGATCTCAAGGTGGGATCTGCCAGGGAGTTTCTTGTTGGTTCCAGGAAGCTCAGTAACTTGTCCTGTCCCAATCCAACCCATGCAAACCAGATGCTGAG CATCTATTGCAGAGAGTGCCAAAAACCGATATGCTGCATCTGTGCCCTGCTGGACAGTCGGCACACAGGCAAGCACTGTGATATCAAGGTGGAAAtccagcagaggcagcaggagctgggaagCATGAGGGAAGAGCTGAAGAAGAAGGAGGAACTCTTCCAAGATGCCTATTGTAATCTGAAGAGCAAAGCTGACCACCTGGACCAGGTGAGGAATGAAACCCAGGAGCTGATCCGAAAGAGAGTTGAGCAGATGGTGCAGCTGATCCGagagaaggagcaggagctgctggagatggTGGAGAGGCAGCACCACCTGGGGAAcgaggagctggaggggaagcTGCAGCAGACAGAAGCCGTGCTCAAGAGGATGGGGGCCAGcaagcagctggtggagaagaTGCATCTCTATGCGTTGGACCAGGAGGTGATGGACCTGCACTCCTTCATCATGGGGTCACTGGAGGAGCTCAGGAAGCTGCAGCCCTTGGCCGTGGGAGCTAGTGTCCAGGCTGGAGGCTTCGCCAAGTGTAAAGCCAGACTCCAGGCTCTGTTTGAAAGAGTGACTGGGGAGAGAG AAGCTGCCCCAGATAATTCCAGCAAGGTAAGACAGTTTTGTGCTTGTTCTGACAGAGGTGGGGATCAGCCCATGCAGCATTCCCTGCACCTGTGGCAGGAATTCAAGCTCAGTTCCCAGGATCATTGGCTGGAATGGAGG GCCCCATCGTTGTCTTTACCAGCGAAGAGGAAAGGAGTCCAAACTGAGGTCCCTGCGAAGGTGATCAAGACTGAAGCTGATGCAGGCAAATGGGAGCAATCAGCAAGGAAGCACCAGCAGAATTTGCTGGAACAACCGGGGACCAGCTCCTCAACAGCAAGCAGCTCTTCATGTGTGACTGATAGGTTCAGTGCAGCCAAAGTAGCTGACTTGCTGGAAAATAACATCTACGAACCATGTGAGCCAG ATGATCCCTGTTTGGACAGCTCTGAAGGGGATGACAGTGATGAAGAGTCAACA GACTCTAGTCGGCCAGACGACATCAACAGCGTCAATTGTGAGAGCAGCGAGGGAGATCTcctggcctttcctgccggcAGCCCGAAGGAACTCAACACGAGACAAGCATCACTGCTCTTCTTTGACCTCAAGTTCTTGA CAAATAAGGTCCTTCAGCTGGCTGTGGTGGATGGAGAAAAGAGCTTTACCACCTTGATTCAGCCACTGAAATCTTTGCCTGGCTTGATCTCAAAAGGTGGCGTCTGTGAGATTGGTGTGAAGACCTTATTCCGCTACCTCTGCTCTGTCCACAAACCCATCTTAGCAGGGTATGACCTCTGGTCACCAGCCCTTCCTGTCCTGTTTCAATCCCTGGATCTCCTTAGCAAGAAAGAGGAGTTTAGTGCAGCTGTCTTTGGTTTCCTGGACATCTTGCCCCTGATTAAAGAGAAGATCCCCAAGGCTGGGAGTTACAAACTGAAGAACCTGGCCAACACTTACATTTGGAGGCAGCTCAGTGATGATAGCCCCCTGGATAATGCAAAGGCCCTAAGGGATCTGTGCACAGTTCTGGAGGTTGATCCAGTGGAGGACCCAAGGCCTGTGCTCACCTGCTTTAATCTGGAATGTTATGCGTCCCTTCAGCCATTGCTGAATGAGAAACTTCTCACTAAGCCTTCGGTGCAGATGCTGGCCATGCACAACATGAGCCTTTCCAAGCTCCATACCTTATACATGAGCGACCCTGAGAAAGGGCTGCAGAAGTTCTGCAGATTCTTCAATTCTCGGCTGCAGAGCTCTGAGAAGAAAATCCGAAAGCTAAGTAAGATCAAAGCCCATTTCCAAAGCCCACAGCCATCAGCTGGgcaccaagcagcagcagcaaatgaaCTGCCACAAGCAATAAAGAATGAGCCAGACTACTGA